The following coding sequences are from one Streptomyces sp. NBC_01294 window:
- a CDS encoding LysR family transcriptional regulator, with translation MIEARHLRVLRAVAGTGSFSAAARELGCTQPAVSQQMKALEQSAGTPLLIRTGREMRLTQAGEALVRHAAGILAGLTAAEEEVAAIAGLRAGRVRLVSFPSGSSTLVPTALAAMRAEHPGTRISLVEAEPPRSVEMLREGDCDLALAFRYGGAAGSAAEWDDLVVRPLLTDRLVGLVPDGHRLAGAERVGMAELADEPWIAGCPRCRRHLVEVCESAGFTPRIDFATDDYPAVVGLVGAGLGVAVLPELAVESVRAKGVSTVAVEPAVEREIVALTLPDLARVPAVAATMAELERAAAR, from the coding sequence GTGATCGAGGCACGTCATCTCCGAGTTCTGCGCGCTGTCGCCGGGACCGGTTCCTTCTCCGCCGCCGCGCGCGAGCTCGGCTGTACCCAGCCCGCCGTCTCCCAGCAGATGAAGGCGCTGGAGCAGTCGGCCGGCACCCCGCTGCTCATCCGCACCGGCCGCGAGATGCGGCTGACGCAGGCGGGCGAGGCGCTGGTCCGGCATGCCGCGGGGATCCTGGCCGGGCTGACCGCGGCCGAGGAGGAGGTCGCGGCCATCGCGGGGCTGCGCGCGGGCCGGGTCCGGCTCGTGTCCTTCCCCAGCGGCAGCTCCACGCTGGTGCCGACCGCGCTCGCGGCGATGCGCGCCGAGCACCCCGGGACCCGGATCTCGCTGGTCGAGGCCGAGCCGCCGCGCTCGGTGGAGATGCTGCGCGAGGGCGACTGCGACCTGGCGCTGGCCTTCCGCTACGGCGGGGCGGCCGGCTCCGCCGCGGAGTGGGACGACCTCGTGGTGCGGCCGCTGCTGACCGACCGGCTCGTCGGGCTGGTCCCGGACGGGCACCGGCTGGCGGGGGCGGAGCGCGTGGGCATGGCGGAGCTGGCCGACGAGCCCTGGATCGCGGGCTGCCCGCGCTGCCGCCGTCATCTGGTGGAGGTGTGCGAGAGCGCGGGCTTCACCCCGCGCATCGACTTCGCCACCGACGACTATCCGGCGGTGGTCGGTCTGGTCGGCGCGGGGCTGGGCGTCGCGGTGCTGCCGGAGCTCGCGGTGGAGTCCGTACGGGCCAAGGGCGTCAGCACGGTGGCCGTGGAACCGGCCGTCGAGCGGGAGATCGTCGCGCTGACCCTGCCCGACCTGGCCCGGGTGCCGGCCGTGGCCGCGACGATGGCCGAGCTGGAGCGGGCCGCCGCGCGCTGA
- a CDS encoding MOSC domain-containing protein, whose product MHLISVNVGRATASDYTDAESGLTGHGKLPVPGPVRVFAPGSKATGLGSGLEGDAVCNRRHHGGDHQAVYAYAREDLDLWERELGRELPGGLFGENFTTSGIDLNTARLGDRWRVGADLLLEVASARIPCRTFQGVLGESGWVRRFTQEARPGAYLRVIEEGSVSPGDPVEIVHRPDHDVTVELWFRAFTTERALLPRTLAAGAAMEPEAHERVRQYVEKYGAGAGAK is encoded by the coding sequence ATGCATCTGATCTCCGTGAACGTAGGCCGCGCCACGGCCTCCGACTACACCGACGCGGAAAGCGGGCTGACCGGCCACGGCAAGCTGCCGGTCCCCGGACCGGTCCGGGTCTTCGCCCCCGGCTCCAAGGCCACCGGCCTGGGCAGCGGCCTGGAGGGCGACGCCGTCTGCAACCGGCGCCACCACGGCGGCGACCACCAGGCCGTCTACGCGTACGCCCGCGAGGACCTCGACCTGTGGGAGCGCGAGCTGGGCCGCGAGCTGCCCGGCGGGCTCTTCGGCGAGAACTTCACCACCTCCGGCATCGACCTGAACACCGCGCGGCTCGGCGACCGCTGGCGGGTCGGCGCGGACCTCCTCCTCGAAGTGGCCTCCGCCCGCATCCCGTGCCGGACCTTCCAGGGGGTCCTGGGCGAGAGCGGCTGGGTCAGGCGCTTCACGCAGGAGGCGCGGCCGGGTGCGTACCTGCGGGTGATCGAGGAGGGCTCGGTCTCGCCCGGCGACCCCGTCGAGATCGTCCACCGCCCGGACCACGACGTGACGGTGGAGCTCTGGTTCCGCGCCTTCACCACCGAGCGCGCGCTGCTCCCGCGCACCCTGGCGGCGGGCGCGGCGATGGAGCCGGAGGCCCACGAGCGGGTGCGCCAGTACGTGGAGAAGTACGGGGCAGGGGCCGGGGCGAAGTAG
- a CDS encoding SDR family NAD(P)-dependent oxidoreductase, whose translation MTTALITGSTAGIGAAFARRLAARGHNLVLVARDTKRLGEQATELHDLHGIEAEVLAADLSTDEGIASVERRLDDRTHPVDLLVNNAGFGNKGRYLEVSMADELTMLKVHIEAVLRLTSAATGSMRSRGRGGVINVASVAAFVPRGTYGASKAWVVQFTQGAARDLSGSGVRLMALCPGFVRTEFHERAGMGTDNIPGWMWLDADKLVATALADLARGKTVSVPDPRYKALMGVVKLTPRGLLGGVSSRTGRKYGPQ comes from the coding sequence ATGACGACTGCGTTGATTACGGGATCCACGGCGGGCATCGGCGCCGCCTTCGCCCGGCGGCTCGCCGCCCGGGGACACAACCTCGTGCTGGTGGCGCGCGACACCAAGCGGCTCGGCGAGCAGGCCACCGAACTGCACGACCTGCACGGCATCGAGGCCGAGGTGCTGGCGGCCGACCTCTCCACCGACGAGGGCATCGCGTCGGTCGAGCGGCGCCTCGACGACCGTACGCACCCGGTCGACCTGCTGGTCAACAACGCGGGCTTCGGCAACAAGGGGCGCTACCTCGAAGTGTCCATGGCCGACGAGCTGACCATGCTGAAGGTGCACATCGAGGCGGTCCTGCGGCTGACCTCGGCGGCGACCGGGTCGATGCGCTCGCGCGGCCGCGGCGGTGTGATCAACGTGGCCTCGGTGGCCGCGTTCGTGCCCCGCGGTACGTACGGGGCGAGCAAGGCCTGGGTCGTGCAGTTCACCCAGGGCGCGGCGCGGGACCTCTCGGGGTCGGGCGTGCGGCTGATGGCGCTGTGCCCCGGCTTCGTCCGGACGGAGTTCCACGAGCGCGCCGGCATGGGCACGGACAACATCCCCGGCTGGATGTGGCTGGACGCCGACAAGCTGGTGGCCACGGCCCTGGCCGACCTGGCGCGGGGCAAGACGGTGTCGGTCCCGGACCCGCGGTACAAGGCGCTGATGGGCGTGGTGAAGCTGACGCCGCGCGGGCTGCTGGGCGGGGTGTCCTCGCGTACGGGCCGCAAGTACGGACCCCAGTAA
- a CDS encoding ester cyclase: MTFVQIIDYKTSRQDDLNQLLDRYVSQSQGKRTVTHSIVGKDRENENHYVDVVEFPSYEEAMRNSHLPETDKMFQEMVALCEGMPTFTNLDVVRDESINKHMVNRMFDECLMKGNLDVIEEVFTPRYIDHDMMKDGPVTGRAVMRDDVTAWRKAFDYSFTTDAQLAEGDYVTTVWSWTGTHKGEFQGIAPTGKKCTMTGTTTFRCEDGMIAEGWWHMDAMGLMRQLGAM, from the coding sequence ATGACATTCGTACAGATAATCGATTACAAGACCAGTCGGCAGGACGACCTCAACCAGCTGCTCGACCGGTACGTCTCGCAGAGCCAGGGCAAGCGCACCGTCACCCACAGCATCGTGGGCAAGGACCGCGAGAACGAGAACCACTACGTGGACGTGGTCGAATTTCCCTCGTACGAAGAGGCCATGAGGAACTCTCACCTCCCGGAGACGGACAAGATGTTCCAGGAGATGGTGGCCCTGTGCGAGGGGATGCCGACCTTCACCAACCTCGACGTGGTCCGCGACGAGAGCATCAACAAGCACATGGTGAACCGGATGTTCGACGAGTGCCTCATGAAGGGGAACCTCGACGTCATCGAGGAGGTGTTCACGCCCCGGTACATCGACCACGACATGATGAAGGACGGGCCCGTCACCGGACGGGCCGTCATGCGCGACGACGTCACGGCCTGGCGCAAGGCCTTCGACTACAGCTTCACCACGGACGCGCAGCTGGCCGAGGGCGACTACGTCACCACGGTGTGGAGCTGGACCGGAACCCACAAGGGCGAGTTCCAGGGCATCGCGCCGACCGGCAAGAAGTGCACCATGACCGGCACCACGACGTTCCGCTGCGAGGACGGAATGATCGCGGAGGGCTGGTGGCACATGGACGCCATGGGCCTGATGCGCCAACTGGGCGCGATGTAG